In Macrobrachium nipponense isolate FS-2020 chromosome 36, ASM1510439v2, whole genome shotgun sequence, a genomic segment contains:
- the LOC135203257 gene encoding uncharacterized protein LOC135203257, which produces MDSERILAMKRKELDSEEGLDTERDWNSKRITGLRKKDWKNPFPRKKEMTGTQKEAGLREKNWTQKEDLDFRKKTGHKERSWTTERDGLRKRLDSRKKELDTEMKTGSEEAAAQKEDWTQKEDGHRNKELVLRRRDWTQKRKTGHRKIETGNLRRRTGPSERRTDTERRLDTEKEDWTQKKTGHRKKTGHKRIRDTKEGLDSVKKKTGLRKTTGTRKKTQGHRRKTRTRKEELDTERRLELRKKSGTQKETDSERKTGHRKERAGLQKGKEPDSERRSWTQKEETGPRKETGTQKEDWTQKEETGLKKNWTQKKELDS; this is translated from the coding sequence ATGGACTCAGAAAGAATACTGGCCatgaaaagaaaagaactggACTCAGAAGaaggactggacacagaaagagaCTGGAACTCAAAAAGAATAACTGGACTCCGAAAGAAGGACTGGAAAAACCCCTtcccaagaaaaaaagaaatgactgGGACACAGAAAGAAGCTGGACTCAGAGAGAagaactggacacagaaagaagacctgGACTTCAGAAAGAAGACGGGACACAAAGAAAGAAGCTGGACAACAGAAAGAGACGGACTCAGAAAAAGACTGGACTccagaaagaaggaactggacACAGAAATGAAGACTGGCTCAGAAGAAGCTGcagcacagaaagaagactggactcagaaagaagatgGACACAGAAATAAAGAACTGGTACTCAGAAGAAGGGACTGGACACAGAAAcggaagactggacacagaaagataGAAACTGGAAACCTCAGAAGAAGAACTGGACCCTCAGAAAGAAGGactgacacagaaagaagactggacacagaaaaagaagactggactcagaagaAGACGGGACACCGAAAGAAGACGGGACACAAAAGAATACGGGACACGAAAGAAGGACTGGACTCAGTAAAGAaaaagactggactcagaaagacgACGGGAACCAGAAAGAAGACTCAGGGACACAGAAGGAAGACTAGGACTCGGAAAGAagaactggacacagaaagaagactggaactCAGAAAGAAGTCTGGAACACAGAAAGAGACTGATTCAGAAagaaagactggacacagaaaagAAAGAGCTGGACTCCAGAAAGGGAAAGAACCTGACTCAGAAAGAAGGagctggacacagaaagaagaaactggACCTCGAAAAGAAACggggacacagaaagaagactggactcagaaagaagaaacTGGACTCAAGAAAAACTGGACTCAGAAGAAAGAACTGGACTCCTAG